A single genomic interval of Chryseobacterium paludis harbors:
- a CDS encoding AraC family transcriptional regulator, which translates to MSRKSNTETAEFVSTFTFEKLLKDVEFDLRVKEFVVMTIDGSNYNIELNVPNRADYFCLILVTNGYERFRIDDQRYTTSKGDIIFCPMSETFWIEEISDDYVGKYIFFSLDFISDAGFNYRSNDILRSLSKDTNLIKNEPDLFRRLEFHLDELKVLNNAEKNDHYFNEMIWHHFSLVIYEVDNHFKKTEKINPVTYREDEITTSFFILVREHFKEEHNVQFYADKLCISRKYLTKVINKTMFKSPREIIHKVLEVEARLLLKNSNSNVNEVASQLRFSDQASFSKFFKKHVGKSPLEYKKDDLY; encoded by the coding sequence ATGTCCCGAAAGAGCAATACTGAAACTGCTGAATTTGTTTCCACTTTTACTTTTGAAAAACTTCTTAAAGACGTAGAGTTTGATCTTAGAGTTAAAGAGTTCGTGGTCATGACAATTGATGGAAGCAACTATAATATTGAGTTGAATGTTCCGAACCGTGCAGATTATTTCTGCTTGATTTTAGTGACTAACGGATATGAACGATTCAGGATTGATGATCAGCGGTATACCACTTCAAAAGGAGATATTATATTTTGTCCAATGTCTGAAACATTTTGGATAGAAGAAATCTCTGATGATTATGTTGGAAAGTACATTTTCTTTTCTTTGGATTTTATTTCCGATGCCGGATTTAATTATCGGTCAAATGATATCTTGAGGAGCCTTTCAAAAGATACCAACTTGATCAAGAATGAGCCTGACCTTTTCCGCAGGCTTGAATTTCATTTAGATGAGCTTAAGGTTTTAAACAATGCTGAAAAAAATGATCATTACTTTAATGAAATGATTTGGCATCACTTTTCATTGGTCATTTATGAGGTAGATAATCACTTTAAGAAAACGGAAAAAATAAATCCTGTCACATACCGTGAAGATGAAATTACCACCAGTTTTTTTATTTTGGTACGTGAGCATTTTAAAGAAGAGCACAATGTACAGTTTTATGCAGATAAACTTTGTATCAGTCGTAAATACCTAACCAAGGTGATTAATAAAACGATGTTTAAATCACCACGTGAAATCATCCATAAGGTATTGGAAGTGGAGGCCAGGCTATTATTAAAAAACTCCAATTCTAATGTAAATGAGGTAGCATCACAGCTTAGATTTTCTGACCAGGCGTCTTTCAGTAAGTTTTTTAAAAAACATGTTGGAAAATCTCCTCTCGAGTATAAAAAGGATGACTTGTATTAA
- a CDS encoding metallophosphoesterase: MKIQIISDLHQEFGSTELSFDNADVVVLAGDVNLGTKGIEWIKSEIPDKPVIYVLGNHEYYKGSYPKTLNKIKEAAKDSNIYVLEDSYVDIEDIRFHGTTLWTDFSIFGNPVQYGMLCQSKMNDYKKIKRDPSYSKMRTIDIFKIHQFSRMALKENLENSKGLKNIVVTHHAPSIQSVPELYKNDPVTSAYASNLEDFIVEYQPLYWIHGHIHTPCRYKIGNTEIICNPHGYIDEKYNGYEKELIVEIRV; the protein is encoded by the coding sequence ATGAAAATACAAATCATCAGCGATCTACATCAGGAGTTTGGCTCGACTGAATTATCTTTTGATAATGCAGATGTCGTTGTATTGGCGGGTGATGTTAATTTAGGAACAAAGGGAATTGAGTGGATTAAAAGCGAAATTCCTGATAAACCAGTGATCTATGTGTTGGGAAATCATGAATACTATAAAGGATCCTACCCAAAAACATTGAACAAAATAAAAGAGGCAGCCAAGGATTCCAATATTTATGTGCTAGAAGATTCTTATGTAGATATCGAAGATATCAGGTTTCATGGAACAACTTTATGGACAGATTTCTCCATATTTGGGAATCCTGTTCAATATGGAATGCTTTGTCAGTCTAAAATGAACGATTATAAAAAGATCAAAAGAGATCCTTCCTATTCGAAAATGCGAACGATAGATATATTTAAAATTCATCAGTTTTCAAGAATGGCTTTAAAAGAGAACCTTGAAAATTCTAAAGGATTAAAAAATATAGTAGTCACACACCATGCACCAAGTATTCAATCGGTTCCCGAACTATATAAAAATGATCCCGTGACCTCAGCATATGCTTCCAATCTTGAAGATTTCATTGTAGAATACCAGCCTTTGTATTGGATTCATGGACATATTCATACCCCTTGCAGGTATAAAATAGGAAATACCGAAATCATTTGTAATCCACATGGATATATTGATGAGAAATACAATGGATATGAAAAGGAATTGATTGTGGAGATTAGAGTTTAG
- a CDS encoding efflux RND transporter periplasmic adaptor subunit: MQRFFIQKSTILFLSLVVLTGCKKNQNQSYQQQAPELPVETVKQGDASFSREYAASVEGVSNVEIRPQVTGYLTKIFVDEGDYVRAGQPLFKIEDQIFREQLKSAQAALITAQANLATTKIDVDRKKELFRNKMVSDIQVKEAEASYNAARGAVSQSLSSIESAKINLNFSTIKAPVSGYIGRFNYRLGSLLTPTNQDPMTLLSDIHQVYTYFSLSENDFNQFQKQNVGSSIDEIIKNTPAVSLLLSGGEKYAETGRIDAVEGQFNKTTGSITLRAKFNNPNNLLRSGNTGKVVLDQFYANVVLLPIASTRSIQDKIFVFTIKDGKAVQLPIEVSGKAGTNFIVSKGLKAGDQYIVTGFDRLQPGTPVVAQKQNAQPKKS; encoded by the coding sequence ATGCAGAGATTTTTTATTCAGAAATCAACTATACTCTTCTTATCCCTTGTCGTTTTGACAGGATGTAAGAAAAATCAAAATCAATCTTATCAGCAACAAGCCCCGGAACTTCCGGTAGAAACGGTAAAACAAGGTGACGCTTCTTTCTCCAGAGAATATGCAGCTTCTGTGGAAGGTGTCTCGAATGTTGAAATAAGACCTCAGGTAACAGGATATCTAACCAAAATATTTGTAGATGAAGGAGATTACGTAAGAGCGGGTCAGCCTTTGTTTAAAATTGAAGACCAGATCTTCCGTGAACAATTGAAAAGTGCTCAGGCAGCATTAATTACGGCACAAGCCAATCTTGCGACCACTAAAATAGATGTAGACCGTAAGAAAGAATTATTCAGAAATAAAATGGTTTCTGATATCCAGGTGAAAGAAGCAGAAGCTTCCTATAATGCAGCCAGAGGAGCAGTAAGCCAATCCCTCTCTTCGATAGAATCGGCAAAAATCAATCTTAATTTTTCTACGATTAAAGCGCCTGTAAGTGGATACATCGGAAGATTTAATTACCGTTTGGGAAGTTTGCTGACGCCTACCAACCAGGATCCGATGACCTTATTGTCGGATATTCATCAGGTGTACACCTATTTTAGTTTAAGTGAAAACGATTTTAATCAGTTTCAAAAACAAAATGTAGGGAGTAGTATTGATGAGATCATTAAAAATACCCCAGCGGTCTCTTTACTTCTTTCAGGAGGGGAGAAATATGCTGAAACAGGGAGAATTGATGCAGTGGAAGGTCAGTTTAATAAAACAACAGGGTCTATTACATTAAGAGCGAAATTCAACAATCCTAATAATTTACTGAGAAGCGGAAATACCGGAAAGGTGGTGTTGGATCAGTTTTATGCTAATGTTGTTTTGCTTCCTATCGCTTCCACAAGATCGATTCAGGACAAAATTTTTGTATTTACCATTAAAGATGGAAAAGCAGTTCAGCTTCCTATTGAAGTGAGTGGGAAGGCCGGAACTAATTTTATCGTATCCAAGGGGCTGAAAGCCGGAGATCAGTACATCGTTACCGGCTTCGACAGATTACAGCCGGGAACTCCCGTTGTAGCTCAAAAACAAAACGCTCAACCGAAAAAATCGTAA
- a CDS encoding alpha/beta hydrolase translates to MKTSATFLFSFLFLLSNFLTAQQQQYIFFLHNKFLEGHSLTEKHPKYGVAEYKPILFKLKDKNTVVISEKRADHTDPEMYARKIVAQIDSLKTKGVPSKNISIVGTSQGGYIAQYVSYYAKDSDLKFVIIGASFKDDSLNEDPDFKLYGKILSITEKSDDGHVALSTQKRFQNSQIKAFKEIEVSTGMNHGFLFKALDVWLVPTKEWVQKKF, encoded by the coding sequence ATGAAAACATCGGCAACATTTCTTTTTTCTTTCCTTTTCCTTCTTTCAAATTTTTTAACCGCTCAACAGCAGCAATATATTTTCTTTTTACATAATAAATTTTTGGAAGGACATTCTTTAACAGAGAAGCATCCAAAATATGGAGTCGCAGAATATAAACCCATTCTCTTCAAGTTGAAAGATAAAAATACAGTTGTCATATCTGAGAAAAGAGCTGACCATACCGATCCTGAAATGTATGCACGAAAGATAGTAGCTCAGATTGACAGTTTAAAAACCAAAGGCGTTCCTTCAAAAAACATAAGTATTGTTGGAACTTCTCAGGGAGGTTATATTGCACAATATGTTTCGTATTATGCTAAAGATTCTGATCTCAAATTTGTCATTATCGGAGCAAGTTTCAAAGATGACTCCTTAAATGAAGATCCCGATTTCAAATTGTATGGTAAGATATTATCCATTACCGAAAAATCAGATGATGGCCATGTAGCATTATCGACTCAGAAAAGATTTCAGAATTCTCAGATAAAAGCATTCAAGGAAATTGAAGTCAGTACTGGCATGAACCATGGTTTTTTATTCAAAGCATTAGATGTATGGCTTGTCCCAACGAAAGAATGGGTTCAGAAGAAGTTTTAA
- a CDS encoding MFS transporter, producing the protein MGTRRNLILILASIGTFVEALDIAIINLTIPSIQEQFHIGAETVQWLQTLYVLFFGGFLIIGGKLSDQIGRKKMFILGGLIFMLTSLGAGLSTNFEMLAVFRALQGLGAAFIMPSALSIVTNTFTENHERNKALGVFSSFAAIGSGSGLSIGGIISTYLSWHWVFLINVPILLLTLIFAYRYLPADEKSESFQKTDAISGILLVLGLLSLTYGAHELIQIKEQPFLVIGSIVVAIVLLSAVFYRLKTVAQPLIDLQLFRHRSLMSANLAFFALGAFFIGFLFLISLMLQKDMNHSAASAGLMLVPFSVMSALVAKFILPSVSKKLNPAQMGILGWSFMLAGALALLISIYFGHPLTVVLLGAACISGVGMTFCFTSLSILGIRDVEASHYGVASSLTSTNYFLGAGIGLSFMTLMSQIYPSEQAVGSLSIIILAGYAVSAIGILVYLIFKELKVKRTQVAVS; encoded by the coding sequence ATGGGAACAAGGAGGAATTTAATATTAATATTGGCATCAATCGGAACTTTTGTTGAAGCGCTGGATATTGCCATTATTAACCTAACCATCCCATCTATTCAGGAGCAATTCCATATTGGAGCTGAAACCGTTCAATGGTTACAGACACTATATGTTTTATTTTTTGGTGGTTTCCTGATTATTGGCGGGAAACTTTCAGATCAGATCGGAAGAAAAAAAATGTTCATTTTAGGAGGATTAATCTTTATGCTGACTTCTTTAGGAGCAGGTCTTTCCACCAATTTTGAAATGTTGGCTGTATTCAGAGCCTTACAAGGATTGGGAGCGGCATTTATTATGCCTTCAGCGCTATCTATTGTGACGAATACATTTACCGAAAATCACGAACGCAATAAAGCATTGGGTGTTTTCAGTTCTTTTGCTGCAATCGGATCGGGGAGTGGATTGTCAATAGGAGGAATTATCAGTACCTACTTAAGCTGGCACTGGGTTTTCCTCATTAATGTACCTATTCTTTTGTTGACCCTTATTTTTGCATATCGATATTTACCGGCAGATGAAAAATCGGAAAGTTTTCAGAAAACAGATGCGATTTCAGGGATACTATTAGTTCTCGGCTTACTAAGCTTGACGTATGGAGCTCATGAACTGATACAGATTAAAGAACAGCCATTTTTAGTAATCGGATCAATTGTAGTAGCCATTGTACTTTTAAGTGCTGTATTCTACCGCTTAAAAACAGTAGCTCAGCCTTTAATTGATCTTCAGTTATTCAGGCACAGATCATTAATGTCTGCTAACCTTGCCTTCTTTGCATTAGGAGCCTTTTTCATAGGATTTTTATTTCTGATCTCTTTAATGCTTCAGAAAGATATGAATCACAGTGCTGCTTCGGCGGGATTGATGTTGGTTCCTTTCAGTGTAATGTCTGCATTAGTGGCTAAATTTATTTTACCATCAGTTTCAAAAAAACTTAATCCGGCACAAATGGGAATTTTAGGATGGTCCTTTATGCTGGCTGGTGCTTTAGCGTTGCTGATATCTATTTACTTTGGTCACCCATTAACGGTTGTTTTATTAGGTGCTGCGTGTATTTCAGGAGTAGGCATGACATTTTGTTTCACGAGTTTATCAATTTTGGGGATTCGAGATGTTGAGGCATCACATTATGGAGTCGCATCAAGTTTAACGAGTACCAACTACTTTTTGGGTGCCGGGATTGGTTTATCGTTTATGACTTTAATGAGTCAGATCTATCCATCAGAACAGGCTGTAGGGAGTTTAAGTATTATTATACTGGCGGGTTATGCAGTGTCTGCGATCGGAATATTAGTATATTTGATCTTCAAAGAATTGAAAGTAAAAAGAACCCAGGTTGCCGTTTCGTAA
- a CDS encoding LOG family protein: MIKRLTVFCGSSFGTDSIYEEQAYLLGKRLADEQIGLVYGGSKTGLMGTIANGVMENGGEAIGILPHFLQGKEIAHKSLTDLILVETMHERKTKMNELSDGVIALPGGYGTLEELFEMMTWAQLGLHQKPIALLNINGFYDDLLKMSQTMVEKGFLKEANQKMLIVDDQIDSLLNKMKNYQAPKVEKWISKDEV; the protein is encoded by the coding sequence ATGATAAAGAGATTAACTGTATTTTGTGGATCAAGTTTTGGAACTGATTCTATCTATGAAGAGCAAGCTTACCTATTAGGAAAGCGATTGGCTGATGAACAAATAGGTTTGGTATATGGTGGATCAAAGACAGGCCTGATGGGAACTATTGCCAATGGAGTAATGGAAAATGGGGGTGAAGCGATCGGTATACTTCCTCATTTTCTACAAGGAAAAGAAATTGCGCATAAAAGCTTAACTGATCTGATCCTTGTAGAAACCATGCATGAACGCAAAACCAAAATGAATGAATTATCAGATGGTGTTATTGCGTTACCTGGTGGATATGGAACTTTGGAAGAGCTTTTTGAAATGATGACCTGGGCACAATTGGGACTGCATCAAAAACCAATTGCTCTACTCAATATCAATGGGTTTTATGATGATCTTTTAAAAATGAGTCAAACCATGGTGGAGAAAGGTTTCCTTAAAGAAGCTAATCAGAAAATGTTGATCGTAGATGATCAGATCGATTCTCTTTTAAACAAGATGAAAAATTATCAGGCGCCAAAAGTAGAAAAATGGATTTCTAAAGACGAAGTGTGA
- a CDS encoding CynX/NimT family MFS transporter, translating into MKNETRREASYILLFINVLVVILVSSNLRSPITSVGPVLSQISQSLHLDNFQSSMLTSIPLLMFASCSVLVSRFSHRLSINRFLLYALVILSFGLFLRVFGSVWTLFTGSVFIGLGICVGNVITPGYIKNNFPKQIGVMTGIFAVSMNLTAALASGYSVSLGEWTGYGWRGSLGIWLVIALLSLLVVVLELLLNRNKTNQSNSSLAKSDFNMFKSAQAWNISIFMGLQSLVYYSLISWLPAVLGDYGMNGNAPGWVLFVIQISMIPITFVGPIIANKMKDQRAMIVFLCILMLASIVMFALLKSQWIYATAILLGLSNGLSFSLSILFFSLRTKSSANAIKISGMAQSVGYLIAAFGPAIFGKLHDWDPSWKYSFAFLGISVILMFFFGMKAAQKRFVES; encoded by the coding sequence ATGAAAAACGAGACAAGAAGAGAAGCTTCATATATACTATTGTTTATCAATGTTTTGGTTGTTATTCTGGTTTCCAGTAACCTGCGTTCACCGATTACTTCTGTGGGACCGGTACTGAGTCAGATCAGCCAATCTTTGCATTTAGATAATTTTCAAAGCAGTATGCTGACTTCTATTCCGTTGCTGATGTTTGCGAGTTGTTCCGTTTTAGTAAGCCGGTTTTCCCATCGTTTAAGTATCAATAGGTTTTTGTTATATGCCTTGGTAATTCTGAGTTTTGGATTGTTTTTACGGGTATTCGGATCGGTCTGGACCTTGTTTACTGGATCCGTGTTCATAGGATTGGGTATTTGCGTTGGAAATGTAATTACACCAGGATACATCAAAAATAATTTTCCAAAACAGATCGGTGTGATGACGGGTATTTTTGCGGTTTCCATGAATCTTACCGCTGCTTTAGCTTCAGGATATAGTGTAAGCCTTGGAGAATGGACGGGTTATGGATGGCGTGGTTCTTTGGGGATCTGGTTGGTGATTGCTCTTTTATCCTTATTGGTGGTGGTTTTAGAACTCTTGCTGAATAGAAATAAAACGAATCAAAGCAATAGTTCATTAGCTAAATCAGATTTTAATATGTTTAAATCTGCACAGGCATGGAACATCAGTATTTTCATGGGATTGCAGTCTTTGGTGTACTATTCTCTAATTTCCTGGTTACCTGCAGTTCTTGGTGATTATGGAATGAACGGGAATGCTCCGGGATGGGTATTGTTTGTCATCCAGATTTCCATGATTCCCATTACTTTCGTTGGTCCAATCATTGCCAATAAAATGAAAGATCAAAGGGCGATGATCGTTTTTCTATGCATTCTGATGTTGGCAAGTATTGTCATGTTTGCTTTATTAAAATCACAATGGATCTATGCAACCGCAATTTTATTAGGATTATCCAATGGTCTGTCATTCAGTTTATCGATATTGTTTTTCTCTTTACGAACAAAATCAAGTGCCAATGCAATTAAGATTTCAGGAATGGCACAATCTGTAGGATACCTGATCGCAGCTTTTGGACCCGCTATATTTGGGAAATTACATGATTGGGATCCTTCATGGAAATACTCATTTGCATTCCTGGGAATTTCAGTGATTCTGATGTTTTTCTTTGGAATGAAGGCGGCGCAAAAGAGATTTGTTGAAAGTTGA
- a CDS encoding efflux RND transporter permease subunit, with protein MLKKIIKRPVLATVISVLLVILGIVGMINLPITKFPDIAPPTVMVSAVYPGANAETIARSVAPPLENAINGVENMDYITSTASNDGTLSITVIFKLGTDPDQAAINVQNRVAQVTNQLPAEVIQAGITTLKRQNSMIAMVSLTSKDGKMDDLFLENYAKINIVPDLKRVKGVGDAMVYGNKDYSMRVWLDPNKLTSYNLTPSDVSRAIQSQNLEAAPGRFGERSKEAMEYVLRYKGKFTEPEQYENITIKALSDGSVLKLKDVAKVEFGAYSYNVSSNFNKKPSVTMAIFQMAGSNANEVQIALQERMKELEKSFPEGMDYEMPYATKEALDQSIEQVIHTLIEAFILVFIVVYIFLQDFRSTLIPAIAVPVSIVGTFFFMNVFGFSINILTLFALVLAIGIVVDDAIVVVEAVHAKMEHKKLNPRAATMSAMSEITGAIISITLIMSAVFVPVAFMSGSTGLFYQQFALTLAIAIVISAVNALTLSPALCAIFLKQHHPETHEKMNFKERFFAGFNASFNKLTFRYGKAILFLLKRKWIALLIIVAFGGLFTWMSMTTPKGFIPDEDQSFIIVTANLAPGASKDRTSKIISDTEDLLLKNPAVDKVISVDGLNLFSGSMSSSAGSIFVKLKKGGERGKVNNINDIIGQVQGTLSQDKRANFLVINTPTVDGFGNTSGMELVLQDRTNGELQNLGNISYGMMGALMQRPEVALAYTTFDVSYPQYEVLVDEVKAAQLGVTVSDVLGVMQGYYGSIQSSDFNRFGKYYRVLVQATPETRQDKESLNGIFVKNNLNQMVPVNTLVSLKQVTGAEVVDRFNLFNSSNLTVMAAPGYSSGQAMAAVEEVSKQVLPPGYTYDYKGMSREEATSSSQSVMIFGLCIIFVFFLLSAQYESYILPFAVLIAIPVGLSGVFVGITLADLSNNIYVQIALVMLIGLLAKNGILIVEFAIQRRRAGKSLIASAVEGAKARLRPILMTSLAFITGLIPLIFVVGPSALGNHSIGYAAISGMVFGTILGIFVVPVLFVVFQALHERISGKVITEADWEY; from the coding sequence ATGTTAAAAAAGATTATAAAAAGGCCCGTATTGGCAACAGTTATTTCAGTGCTGTTGGTTATACTGGGTATCGTCGGTATGATCAATCTGCCGATTACAAAATTTCCAGATATCGCACCACCTACCGTAATGGTATCTGCGGTTTATCCTGGTGCCAACGCTGAAACGATCGCTAGATCTGTGGCTCCGCCATTAGAAAATGCCATCAATGGAGTAGAAAATATGGATTATATTACCTCTACGGCGAGTAATGACGGTACGTTAAGCATCACGGTTATTTTCAAACTGGGTACCGATCCGGATCAGGCAGCGATCAATGTTCAGAACAGGGTAGCACAGGTAACCAATCAGCTTCCTGCGGAAGTTATACAGGCAGGTATTACGACTCTCAAAAGACAGAACAGTATGATTGCGATGGTTTCTTTAACCAGTAAAGATGGTAAGATGGATGATCTTTTCCTTGAGAACTATGCCAAGATCAATATTGTACCGGATTTAAAAAGGGTAAAAGGAGTAGGAGATGCAATGGTGTATGGAAATAAAGATTATTCGATGCGGGTGTGGCTGGATCCGAATAAACTGACCTCCTATAACCTGACACCGTCTGATGTTTCGAGGGCTATTCAGTCTCAAAACTTAGAAGCAGCGCCGGGAAGATTCGGTGAAAGAAGTAAGGAAGCGATGGAATATGTCCTTCGGTATAAAGGAAAATTTACGGAGCCTGAGCAATATGAAAATATTACGATCAAAGCGCTGAGTGACGGTTCTGTTTTAAAATTAAAAGATGTGGCAAAAGTGGAATTTGGAGCCTACAGTTATAATGTATCTTCTAATTTCAATAAAAAACCTTCCGTTACGATGGCGATCTTTCAGATGGCAGGATCTAATGCGAATGAAGTACAGATCGCCCTTCAGGAGAGAATGAAAGAGCTCGAAAAATCATTTCCTGAAGGAATGGATTATGAAATGCCCTATGCTACAAAAGAAGCTTTGGATCAGTCGATCGAGCAGGTAATTCATACCCTGATTGAAGCCTTTATCCTGGTATTTATTGTGGTGTATATTTTCTTACAGGATTTCCGTTCAACCTTGATTCCGGCGATTGCCGTTCCGGTTTCTATCGTAGGAACGTTCTTCTTTATGAATGTATTCGGATTCTCGATTAATATTCTGACCCTGTTTGCGTTGGTACTGGCGATTGGAATTGTAGTGGATGATGCAATTGTCGTCGTGGAAGCGGTGCATGCTAAAATGGAACATAAAAAGCTGAATCCAAGAGCCGCTACAATGTCGGCGATGAGTGAGATTACAGGAGCGATTATTTCAATTACCCTGATCATGTCAGCGGTATTTGTTCCGGTAGCCTTTATGAGTGGTTCTACTGGATTATTTTATCAGCAGTTTGCATTAACGTTAGCCATTGCTATTGTTATCTCAGCAGTCAATGCATTGACATTAAGTCCGGCTTTATGTGCTATATTTTTAAAGCAGCACCATCCGGAAACGCATGAAAAAATGAACTTCAAAGAACGTTTCTTTGCAGGGTTTAATGCGAGTTTTAACAAACTTACTTTCCGATATGGAAAAGCAATTCTGTTCCTTTTAAAAAGAAAATGGATTGCCTTATTGATCATTGTGGCTTTCGGTGGATTATTCACCTGGATGTCGATGACTACACCAAAAGGATTTATTCCTGATGAGGATCAGAGTTTCATTATTGTAACGGCCAATCTGGCCCCGGGAGCTTCTAAGGACAGAACGTCAAAAATTATTTCAGATACGGAAGATCTGTTGCTGAAAAATCCAGCAGTAGACAAAGTAATATCAGTAGATGGTCTGAATCTATTCAGTGGTTCGATGTCATCTTCTGCAGGATCTATTTTCGTTAAACTGAAAAAAGGCGGTGAAAGAGGGAAGGTGAATAATATCAATGATATCATCGGTCAGGTCCAGGGAACATTGTCTCAGGATAAAAGAGCCAATTTCTTAGTGATCAATACGCCGACGGTGGATGGATTTGGTAATACCAGTGGAATGGAACTGGTGCTTCAGGACCGGACGAATGGTGAACTTCAGAATTTAGGGAATATCTCTTACGGAATGATGGGTGCTTTGATGCAAAGACCAGAAGTAGCTTTGGCGTATACGACATTTGATGTATCCTATCCACAATATGAAGTATTGGTGGACGAGGTGAAAGCAGCACAACTTGGAGTGACCGTTTCTGATGTATTAGGAGTAATGCAGGGGTATTACGGAAGCATTCAGTCTTCAGATTTCAACCGGTTTGGAAAATATTACAGGGTATTGGTGCAGGCAACTCCTGAAACAAGACAGGATAAAGAATCCCTGAATGGAATCTTTGTTAAGAATAACCTGAATCAGATGGTTCCTGTGAATACTTTGGTTAGTCTGAAACAGGTGACAGGAGCAGAAGTAGTAGACCGTTTCAATTTGTTTAATTCATCTAACTTAACCGTAATGGCAGCTCCGGGATACAGTTCCGGACAGGCAATGGCAGCCGTTGAAGAAGTGAGCAAACAAGTACTTCCTCCGGGATATACCTATGACTATAAAGGAATGAGTAGAGAAGAAGCGACATCAAGTTCTCAATCGGTAATGATCTTCGGATTGTGTATCATATTTGTTTTCTTCCTTTTATCAGCACAATATGAAAGTTATATTTTACCTTTTGCTGTACTGATCGCTATTCCGGTAGGTTTGTCAGGTGTATTTGTTGGAATTACTTTAGCGGATCTGTCTAATAACATCTATGTTCAGATCGCTTTGGTAATGCTGATTGGATTGCTGGCGAAAAATGGGATCCTTATCGTAGAATTTGCTATTCAGCGCCGTAGAGCAGGGAAGAGTCTGATAGCTTCCGCAGTAGAAGGCGCTAAAGCACGTTTACGACCGATCTTAATGACCTCTTTAGCATTTATCACGGGATTGATTCCATTGATTTTTGTAGTAGGACCTTCTGCATTAGGAAACCATTCTATTGGTTATGCGGCTATTTCGGGGATGGTTTTCGGAACTATCTTAGGGATTTTCGTTGTTCCGGTTCTTTTTGTGGTATTCCAGGCTTTGCATGAGAGAATCAGTGGAAAAGTGATTACAGAAGCAGATTGGGAATATTAA
- a CDS encoding helix-turn-helix domain-containing protein: MNSSKTILNVDEVTKPYFVWFEDNWRHDDVLHLHPKKGQLVYVESGFQYLTVEGKIYLLPQNHAAWIPPNALHKTNSHSERIRLMIMFFDADKEDSFYHQVNVFSVPPVLKEMIKYAEKWSINTEENADENIFLQALYNELPNFVADSIQLHISLPKDKRLTQAIDYLNSHYTEDLKMEELSDMASLSLRSLERIFKKETGLTLIKYQQMLRIIKSLELLSANEWTISEIAYQVGYKSLQAFTNSFQSVMQYRPSDFSKTL, encoded by the coding sequence ATGAATTCTTCTAAAACCATCTTGAATGTTGATGAGGTCACAAAACCTTACTTTGTTTGGTTTGAAGATAATTGGAGGCATGATGACGTTCTTCATCTTCATCCGAAAAAAGGACAGCTGGTGTATGTAGAAAGTGGATTCCAGTATTTAACTGTAGAGGGAAAGATCTATCTTTTGCCTCAAAACCATGCTGCCTGGATTCCTCCTAATGCTTTGCATAAAACCAATTCCCATTCTGAAAGAATCCGGTTGATGATCATGTTTTTTGATGCTGATAAAGAAGATTCATTTTATCATCAGGTTAATGTATTTTCTGTTCCTCCCGTCCTTAAGGAAATGATAAAATATGCTGAAAAGTGGTCCATCAATACAGAGGAGAATGCGGACGAAAATATATTTTTACAAGCCCTGTATAATGAATTGCCTAATTTCGTCGCCGATTCTATCCAACTGCACATCAGTCTTCCAAAAGATAAGCGGTTAACACAGGCTATTGATTACCTGAACAGCCATTATACAGAAGATCTTAAAATGGAAGAATTAAGTGATATGGCTTCCCTATCCCTCCGGTCTTTGGAACGGATTTTTAAAAAGGAAACCGGACTCACCCTAATCAAATATCAGCAAATGCTTCGCATCATCAAAAGCCTCGAACTCCTGAGTGCTAATGAATGGACGATTTCAGAAATTGCTTATCAGGTAGGTTACAAAAGCCTTCAGGCCTTTACCAATAGTTTTCAATCGGTTATGCAATACAGACCCAGTGATTTTTCAAAAACCCTTTGA